A genomic region of Mitsuaria sp. 7 contains the following coding sequences:
- the gshA gene encoding glutamate--cysteine ligase, which yields MVPHLITALTGPINELEQRVLESMPAIERWFRLEWMEHTPPFYSSVDLRNAGFKLAPVDTNLFPGGFNNLTPEMLPLAVQAAMAAIEKICPEAKNLLLVPEAKNRGSFYLSNLATLVRIFSMAGLNVRLGSLDESVKEPTTVALPDGNALTLEPLVRQRSRLMLKDFDPCTILLNDDLSSGVPDVLKHLHEQYLLPPLHAGWAQRRKSQHFRAYEEVSKKFAKLLGMDPWLIYPHSVAVDGLDFATGAGLDALQAQVDATLTRTRRKYKEYGIQEKPFVVVKPDAGTHGLGVMTIRDAKDLDVLAIKARDKLAKLEGVPALSQVLVQEGVVTHERMHEAVAEPVVYMMDRYVVGGFYRVHADRAEDENLNAPGSSYVPLAFAHSSHLPAPGEKPGASAPNRFYMYGVIGRLAMLAASYELETTDPDAEDYA from the coding sequence ATGGTCCCTCATCTCATCACCGCCCTGACCGGGCCCATCAATGAACTGGAGCAGCGCGTCCTGGAGTCGATGCCGGCGATCGAACGCTGGTTCCGGCTCGAGTGGATGGAGCACACGCCCCCGTTCTACAGCTCGGTGGACCTGCGCAACGCCGGCTTCAAGCTGGCGCCGGTGGACACCAACCTGTTCCCGGGCGGCTTCAACAACCTGACGCCCGAGATGCTGCCCCTGGCCGTGCAGGCGGCCATGGCGGCGATCGAGAAGATCTGCCCCGAGGCCAAGAACCTGCTGCTGGTCCCGGAAGCGAAGAACCGCGGCAGCTTCTACCTGTCCAACCTGGCGACGCTGGTCCGCATCTTCTCGATGGCGGGGCTGAACGTGCGGCTGGGCTCGCTGGACGAATCCGTCAAGGAGCCGACCACGGTCGCGCTGCCGGACGGCAACGCGCTGACGTTGGAGCCGCTGGTCCGCCAGCGCTCGCGGCTGATGCTCAAGGACTTCGATCCCTGCACCATCCTGCTGAACGACGACCTGTCGTCCGGCGTCCCGGACGTGCTCAAGCACCTGCACGAGCAGTACCTGCTGCCGCCGCTGCACGCGGGCTGGGCGCAGCGCCGCAAGAGCCAGCACTTCCGCGCCTACGAGGAAGTCTCGAAGAAGTTCGCCAAGCTGCTGGGCATGGACCCGTGGCTGATCTATCCGCATTCGGTGGCGGTGGACGGGCTGGACTTCGCGACGGGCGCCGGGCTGGACGCGCTGCAGGCGCAGGTCGACGCGACGCTGACGCGCACCCGCCGCAAGTACAAGGAATACGGCATCCAGGAGAAGCCTTTCGTCGTCGTCAAGCCGGACGCCGGCACGCACGGCCTGGGCGTGATGACGATCCGCGATGCGAAGGACCTGGATGTGCTCGCGATCAAGGCGCGCGACAAGCTGGCCAAGCTGGAAGGCGTGCCCGCGCTGTCGCAGGTGCTGGTGCAGGAAGGCGTGGTGACGCACGAGCGCATGCACGAGGCGGTCGCCGAGCCGGTCGTCTACATGATGGACCGCTACGTCGTCGGCGGCTTCTACCGCGTGCACGCCGACCGCGCCGAGGATGAGAACCTCAACGCGCCGGGATCGAGCTACGTGCCACTGGCCTTCGCGCACTCGTCGCACCTGCCCGCGCCCGGCGAGAAGCCCGGCGCCAGCGCGCCCAACCGCTTCTACATGTACGGCGTGATCGGCCGCCTCGCGATGCTCGCGGCCAGCTACGAGCTGGAGACGACCGATCCGGATGCCGAGGACTACGCCTGA
- a CDS encoding LysR family transcriptional regulator: protein MRRMSLRHARVLLALNDTGSISAAADQLHVTQPAVSKTLAELEQGLGQTLFVRRGRNMQPTPLGRRLLTLARKLDADLQRAAGDVATMVRGASGEVRIGATNASLARLLPVAITAMKRENPGVTLSIRTHALRSLFAELLAGTLDLVVARAMPQDEPLGLARVSLRSQPEVLTMSAQHPLARTPRLSWEVLGQQRWIWQLPGTRTRTLMDRLWQEMGLAPPTDLIESGDAMLALGLMREMPLVAVMPHDMAMAAAKQEVVVILPHAVDLGLGPMSVWHLPDTQVEAVDRFRQLLVEAAGSEGGKT, encoded by the coding sequence ATGCGACGCATGTCGCTGCGGCACGCGCGGGTGTTGCTGGCCCTCAACGACACAGGCAGCATCAGCGCTGCCGCCGATCAGCTGCACGTGACGCAGCCCGCGGTGAGCAAGACGCTGGCGGAGCTGGAGCAAGGGCTGGGACAAACCCTGTTCGTGCGGCGCGGACGCAACATGCAGCCCACGCCGCTGGGGCGCCGGTTGCTGACGCTGGCGCGCAAGCTCGATGCCGACCTGCAACGCGCCGCGGGGGACGTCGCCACGATGGTGCGCGGCGCGTCCGGCGAGGTGCGCATCGGGGCGACGAACGCATCGCTCGCACGTTTGCTGCCCGTGGCGATCACCGCGATGAAGCGCGAGAACCCCGGCGTGACGCTGAGCATCCGCACGCATGCGCTGCGCTCGCTGTTCGCGGAATTGCTGGCGGGAACGCTGGACCTCGTCGTCGCGCGCGCGATGCCCCAGGACGAGCCCCTGGGACTGGCGCGCGTGTCGCTGCGGTCTCAGCCCGAAGTGCTGACCATGAGTGCGCAGCACCCGCTGGCGCGCACGCCCAGGCTGAGCTGGGAAGTACTGGGCCAGCAGCGCTGGATCTGGCAGCTGCCGGGCACGCGCACACGGACCTTGATGGACCGGCTCTGGCAGGAGATGGGCCTCGCGCCGCCCACGGACCTGATCGAGAGCGGCGACGCGATGCTCGCCCTGGGCCTGATGCGCGAGATGCCGCTGGTCGCCGTCATGCCGCACGACATGGCCATGGCCGCCGCCAAGCAGGAGGTGGTCGTGATCCTGCCGCACGCGGTGGATCTGGGACTGGGCCCGATGAGCGTCTGGCACCTGCCCGACACGCAGGTCGAGGCGGTCGACCGGTTCCGGCAACTGCTGGTGGAGGCCGCGGGTTCGGAGGGGGGCAAGACCTGA
- a CDS encoding hydantoinase B/oxoprolinase family protein, whose product MNALDLMMQATPSPDRWQFWIDRGGTFTDLVGRAPDGTLQTLKLLSENPEHYRDAAVEGIRRLLSLKAGEPITADRVDCVKMGTTVATNALLERRGDRTLLVTTRGFRDALRIATQARPKLFERHIQLPELLYERVVEADERVDAQGVAIAALDDDALRVDLQSAFDAGLRACAIVFLHGWRAPAHELAAKRLAQEIGFTQISVSHEVSPLMKLIPRGDTTVVDAYLSPILRRYVDQVAAEMPGVRLFFMQSSGGLTEARRFQGKDAILSGPAGGIVGMVRTAEAAGHDRLIGFDMGGTSTDVSHFAGEFERAFDTEVAGVRMRAPMMSIHTVAAGGGSVIAFDGARLRVGPASAGANPGPASYRRGGPLATTDANVMLGRIQPAHFPKVFGPGADEPLDGEVVKTRFDELAGQMSAAGKPMTAEDAAAGALQIAVGAMANAIKRISVARGYDVTGYTLQCFGGAGGQAACLVADALGMTRILAHPFAGVLSAYGMGLADQTAMREASIERALDADGLSAARETASSLAAQAGGELESQGVPAAALRTIARAQVRYQGTDTALTCPLPLDGSAAAAIAAIREAFEQAYRRRFAFLMPDRALVIEAVSVEALAAGASLEAPVEAAIASTHRPEPLERVRMYCLADESPAGWRDAELHHRESLQPGARIDGPAIVAERNATTVVDAGWRAELQSSGDLLLTRVRDRTRTRALGTEADPVVLEVFNNLFMNIAEQMGLRLQNTAHSVNIKERLDFSCALFDAQGQLIANAPHMPVHLGSMSESIRSVIERNPAMKRGDVYVLNDPYHGGTHLPDITVVTPVFLDEDDAAPGFFVASRGHHADIGGITPGSMPPFSKDIGEEGVLIDNFQLVEQGRLREAELQALLRSGPHPSRNPAQNLADLRAQVAANEKGVQELQAMVVQFGRATVEAYMQHVQDNAEASVRRVISVLKDGAFTLPLDNGARIQVKVTVDAAARRATVDFTGTSAQQSNNFNAPKSITMAAVLYVFRTLVDDAIPLNAGCLKPIDVIVPEGCMLNPRFPAAVVAGNVETSQCVTNALYGALGVMAAGQCTMNNFTFGDATHQYYETISGGSGAGPGFDGTSVVQTHMTNSRLTDPEVLEFRFPVRLDSYAIRQGSGGAGRWRGGEGGERRIRFLTPMTASILSNGRTSGAFGMAGGLPGAMGENVVERADGRIEVLGHIGQVEMAPGDVFVIRTPGGGGYGA is encoded by the coding sequence ATGAACGCTTTGGACCTCATGATGCAAGCCACTCCTTCCCCCGATCGCTGGCAGTTCTGGATCGACCGCGGCGGTACCTTCACCGACCTGGTCGGACGCGCGCCCGACGGCACGCTGCAGACGCTCAAGCTGCTGTCGGAGAACCCGGAGCACTACCGCGACGCGGCGGTCGAGGGCATCCGCCGCCTGCTGAGTCTGAAGGCCGGCGAGCCCATCACGGCGGACCGCGTGGACTGCGTGAAGATGGGCACGACGGTCGCGACCAACGCGTTGCTGGAGCGCCGCGGCGACCGCACGCTGCTGGTGACCACGCGCGGCTTCCGCGACGCGCTGCGCATCGCGACGCAAGCGCGGCCCAAGCTCTTCGAGCGCCACATCCAGCTGCCCGAGTTGCTGTACGAGCGCGTGGTCGAGGCCGACGAGCGCGTCGATGCGCAGGGCGTGGCCATCGCCGCGCTCGATGACGACGCGCTGCGCGTCGACCTGCAGTCCGCCTTCGACGCCGGTCTGCGCGCCTGCGCGATCGTGTTCCTCCACGGCTGGCGCGCGCCGGCGCATGAACTCGCCGCCAAGCGCCTCGCGCAGGAGATCGGCTTCACGCAGATTTCGGTCTCGCACGAGGTCAGTCCGCTGATGAAGCTGATCCCGCGCGGCGACACCACCGTGGTCGACGCCTACCTCAGCCCGATCCTGCGGCGCTACGTCGACCAGGTGGCGGCCGAGATGCCCGGCGTGCGGCTGTTCTTCATGCAGAGCTCCGGCGGCCTGACCGAGGCGCGCCGCTTCCAGGGCAAGGACGCGATCCTCAGCGGACCGGCCGGCGGCATCGTCGGCATGGTGCGCACGGCGGAGGCGGCCGGCCACGACCGGCTCATCGGCTTCGACATGGGCGGCACCTCGACCGACGTCAGCCACTTCGCCGGCGAGTTCGAACGCGCCTTCGACACCGAGGTCGCCGGCGTGCGCATGCGCGCGCCGATGATGAGCATCCACACGGTGGCGGCGGGCGGGGGATCGGTGATCGCCTTCGACGGCGCGCGGCTGCGCGTGGGACCGGCCTCGGCCGGCGCGAACCCCGGGCCCGCGAGCTACCGCCGCGGCGGTCCGCTCGCGACCACGGACGCCAACGTGATGCTGGGCCGCATCCAGCCGGCGCATTTCCCGAAGGTCTTCGGGCCGGGCGCGGACGAGCCGCTCGATGGCGAGGTCGTGAAGACGCGCTTCGACGAGCTCGCCGGGCAGATGTCCGCCGCGGGCAAGCCGATGACGGCCGAGGACGCCGCCGCCGGCGCGCTGCAGATCGCCGTCGGCGCGATGGCGAACGCGATCAAGCGCATCTCCGTCGCGCGCGGCTACGACGTCACCGGCTACACGCTGCAGTGCTTCGGCGGCGCGGGCGGCCAGGCGGCCTGCCTGGTCGCGGACGCGCTCGGCATGACGCGCATCCTGGCGCATCCGTTCGCGGGCGTGCTCAGCGCCTACGGCATGGGTCTGGCCGACCAGACCGCGATGCGGGAGGCCTCGATCGAGCGCGCGCTCGATGCCGACGGCCTGTCCGCCGCGCGCGAGACGGCGTCGTCGCTGGCGGCGCAGGCCGGCGGCGAACTCGAATCGCAAGGCGTGCCCGCCGCTGCGCTGCGCACCATCGCGCGCGCGCAGGTCCGCTACCAGGGCACCGACACGGCGCTGACCTGCCCATTGCCGCTCGACGGCTCGGCGGCGGCGGCGATCGCCGCCATCCGCGAAGCGTTCGAACAGGCCTACCGCCGCCGCTTCGCCTTCCTGATGCCGGATCGCGCGCTGGTGATCGAGGCGGTCTCGGTCGAGGCGCTCGCCGCCGGCGCGTCGCTGGAGGCCCCCGTCGAGGCCGCGATCGCCAGCACGCACCGCCCCGAGCCGCTGGAGCGCGTGCGCATGTACTGCCTGGCCGACGAGTCGCCCGCGGGCTGGCGCGACGCCGAACTCCATCACCGCGAGTCGCTGCAGCCTGGCGCCCGCATCGACGGTCCGGCGATCGTCGCCGAGCGCAACGCGACGACGGTCGTCGACGCCGGCTGGCGCGCCGAGCTGCAGTCCTCGGGCGACCTGCTGCTGACGCGCGTCCGCGACCGCACCCGCACGCGCGCGCTGGGCACCGAGGCCGACCCGGTCGTGCTGGAGGTCTTCAACAACCTCTTCATGAACATCGCCGAGCAGATGGGCCTGCGGCTCCAGAACACGGCGCATTCGGTCAACATCAAGGAGCGGCTGGACTTCAGCTGCGCGCTGTTCGACGCGCAGGGACAGCTGATCGCCAACGCGCCGCACATGCCGGTGCACCTGGGCTCGATGAGCGAGTCGATCCGATCGGTGATCGAGCGCAACCCCGCGATGAAACGCGGCGACGTCTACGTGCTCAACGACCCGTACCACGGCGGCACGCACCTGCCCGACATCACCGTCGTGACGCCGGTGTTCCTGGACGAGGACGACGCGGCGCCGGGCTTCTTCGTCGCCAGCCGCGGCCACCACGCCGACATCGGCGGCATCACGCCGGGATCGATGCCGCCGTTCTCGAAGGACATCGGCGAGGAGGGCGTGCTGATCGACAACTTCCAGCTGGTCGAGCAGGGCCGGCTGCGCGAGGCGGAGCTGCAGGCGCTGCTGCGATCCGGCCCGCATCCGAGCCGCAATCCGGCGCAGAACCTGGCCGACCTGCGCGCGCAGGTGGCGGCCAACGAGAAGGGCGTGCAGGAGCTGCAGGCGATGGTGGTCCAGTTCGGCCGCGCCACCGTCGAGGCCTACATGCAGCACGTGCAGGACAACGCCGAAGCCTCGGTACGGCGCGTGATCTCGGTGCTGAAGGACGGCGCGTTCACGCTGCCGCTGGACAACGGTGCGCGCATCCAGGTGAAGGTCACCGTGGACGCGGCGGCGCGGCGCGCGACGGTCGATTTCACCGGCACCAGCGCGCAGCAGTCCAACAACTTCAACGCGCCCAAGTCGATCACGATGGCGGCGGTGCTCTACGTGTTCCGCACGCTGGTCGACGACGCGATCCCGCTGAACGCGGGCTGCCTGAAGCCGATCGACGTGATCGTGCCCGAAGGCTGCATGCTGAACCCGCGTTTCCCGGCGGCGGTGGTCGCGGGCAACGTGGAGACCTCGCAGTGCGTCACCAACGCGCTGTACGGCGCGCTGGGCGTGATGGCGGCCGGCCAGTGCACGATGAACAACTTCACCTTCGGCGACGCGACGCACCAGTACTACGAGACGATCTCGGGCGGTTCGGGCGCGGGACCCGGCTTCGACGGGACCTCGGTGGTGCAGACGCACATGACGAACTCCCGGCTCACCGATCCCGAGGTGCTGGAGTTCCGCTTCCCGGTGCGGCTGGACAGCTATGCGATCCGTCAAGGCTCGGGCGGCGCGGGCCGCTGGCGCGGCGGGGAGGGCGGCGAGCGCCGCATCCGCTTCCTGACGCCGATGACGGCCTCGATCCTGAGCAACGGGCGGACCTCGGGCGCCTTCGGCATGGCCGGCGGCCTGCCGGGTGCGATGGGGGAGAACGTCGTCGAGCGCGCCGACGGCCGGATCGAGGTCCTGGGCCACATCGGTCAGGTGGAGATGGCGCCCGGCGACGTCTTCGTCATCCGGACGCCCGGCGGCGGGGGTTACGGGGCCTGA
- a CDS encoding TonB-dependent receptor domain-containing protein, whose amino-acid sequence MVRRISHPQGQRPLKPVQIAAAVALALASQAHAQQAPASAASAASAAAPASADDSKKLERVEITGTLIKRTDKETPSVVQSITREEIRNSGYANVEELLRANSAVDLGSIGDGAASGFVGGVSTISLRGFGSQGTLILINGRRTAPVAAVDVNFGRGTMINVNTIPKEAIERIDILKDGASAMYGSDAMAGVVNYILRKDYQGIEGSASYGANDKGVGATKNGAITFGFGNLDTQRFNVFGGLEVSKRDSVMANELKDRGNLALQNQYLTSNGSLARFTPDSSASFYGNYYRVPTSLTGSTPIGGINVANNSLSGANYLGTMSGCPADRTVGQGVPNRPGGFLPTTGSLPTGLCRFSLDDADELIAKQDRQSGMVRGTFAINNDLTAYADLMYSKTKTTEQRVPYALTTSLVTSGNPVATTWPKLDGSFLRQNAIILPVGHPDNPTNGQANSQAVQLIYRFEDLPTGDTNILRSTRLTAGLEGTAFGWDFDTAILVSQNNNERFQEGRVRSSLLNAAIANGTYRFGKTNSQEAINSVSSTAYNEGKSQLVSWDLRGSRELFQLPGGPAAIAVGTELRKEKLDAIPDDVYGTGDYIGLVANGASGSRKSYAAFTELSLPVVKQLELQAAARYEHYDDFGNSTTGKAGFKWTALPSLMVFRGTAATGFRAPAISQIGNSFALSFHSFQERRVFDSLRCDTSNPNAPVSKAPVSVNRDCNVLGFTAVPAGTTSPGSIPTVISANSNLQPEKSNSFTAGMIFTPSKYADLAIDGWYFHRKNEIRSQRGVDIMDDYNANPSSGNIQVVRDPNPETWLPGVANSGPIIMLVRQYGNNEWTKTSGIDYDLNIRLPAMAWGKFSMNVNGTYTARYDQLVVKGQEVQHQVGTTTSDISKTRASATFKWDTDRARGWIRFNHADPLSSTVCSSLTAAQRAFLSNLNRCRVGRDRTIDLGASYSGFKGLTLSASVMNVTNDYDRANGIPTVFSYYDSGASNVLGRRFNLGASYVFQ is encoded by the coding sequence ATGGTCCGTCGAATTTCTCATCCGCAAGGTCAGCGTCCGCTGAAGCCCGTGCAGATCGCGGCTGCCGTCGCGCTAGCGCTCGCCAGCCAGGCGCACGCCCAGCAGGCCCCCGCATCGGCAGCATCGGCCGCATCGGCGGCCGCGCCCGCGTCCGCCGATGACTCGAAGAAGCTGGAGCGCGTCGAGATCACCGGCACGCTGATCAAGCGCACCGACAAGGAGACCCCGTCGGTCGTCCAAAGTATCACGCGCGAAGAGATCCGCAACTCCGGATATGCCAACGTCGAGGAGCTGCTGCGTGCGAACTCCGCCGTCGACCTGGGCTCCATCGGCGACGGCGCGGCGTCGGGCTTCGTCGGCGGCGTGTCGACGATCTCGCTGCGCGGCTTCGGCTCGCAAGGCACGCTGATCCTGATCAACGGCCGCCGCACCGCGCCGGTCGCGGCGGTGGACGTGAACTTCGGCCGCGGCACGATGATCAACGTCAACACCATCCCCAAGGAAGCGATCGAGCGCATCGACATCCTGAAGGACGGCGCCTCGGCGATGTACGGGTCGGACGCGATGGCCGGCGTCGTCAACTACATCCTGCGCAAGGACTACCAGGGCATCGAAGGCAGCGCCTCCTACGGCGCCAACGACAAGGGCGTGGGCGCGACGAAGAACGGCGCGATCACCTTCGGCTTCGGCAACCTGGACACGCAGCGCTTCAACGTCTTCGGCGGCCTGGAGGTCTCCAAGCGCGACAGCGTCATGGCCAACGAGCTGAAGGACCGCGGCAATCTCGCGCTGCAGAACCAGTACCTGACCTCCAACGGCTCGCTGGCGCGTTTCACGCCGGACTCGTCGGCGTCCTTCTACGGCAACTACTACCGCGTGCCGACCAGCCTCACCGGCTCCACCCCGATCGGCGGCATCAACGTCGCCAACAACAGCCTGTCGGGCGCGAACTACCTGGGCACAATGTCGGGCTGCCCGGCGGACCGGACCGTCGGCCAGGGTGTGCCGAACCGGCCCGGCGGCTTCCTGCCCACGACCGGCTCGCTGCCGACGGGCCTGTGCCGCTTCAGCCTCGACGACGCGGACGAGCTCATCGCCAAGCAGGACCGCCAGAGCGGCATGGTGCGCGGCACCTTCGCGATCAACAACGACCTGACCGCGTATGCCGACCTGATGTATTCGAAGACCAAGACGACCGAGCAGCGCGTGCCCTACGCGCTGACGACGTCGCTGGTCACCTCGGGCAATCCGGTCGCGACGACCTGGCCCAAGCTGGACGGCAGCTTCCTGCGCCAGAACGCCATCATCCTGCCCGTCGGCCACCCGGACAACCCGACCAACGGCCAGGCCAACTCGCAGGCCGTGCAGCTGATCTACCGCTTCGAGGACCTGCCCACGGGCGACACCAACATCCTGCGCTCCACGCGCCTGACGGCGGGCCTGGAGGGCACCGCCTTCGGCTGGGACTTCGACACCGCGATCCTGGTGAGCCAGAACAACAACGAGCGCTTCCAGGAAGGCCGCGTGCGCAGCTCGCTGCTGAACGCGGCGATCGCCAACGGCACCTACCGCTTCGGCAAGACCAACTCGCAGGAGGCGATCAACAGCGTGTCGTCGACGGCGTACAACGAGGGCAAGTCGCAGCTCGTGTCCTGGGACCTGCGCGGCAGCCGCGAGCTGTTCCAGCTGCCGGGCGGCCCGGCCGCGATCGCGGTGGGCACCGAGCTGCGCAAGGAGAAGCTCGACGCCATCCCCGACGATGTCTACGGCACCGGCGACTACATCGGCCTGGTGGCCAACGGCGCCTCGGGCAGCCGCAAGTCGTATGCCGCGTTCACCGAACTGAGCCTGCCCGTGGTCAAGCAGCTGGAGCTGCAGGCCGCGGCGCGCTACGAGCACTACGACGACTTCGGCAACAGCACCACCGGCAAGGCCGGCTTCAAGTGGACGGCGCTGCCCTCGCTGATGGTCTTCCGCGGCACGGCGGCGACGGGCTTCCGCGCGCCGGCGATCTCGCAGATCGGCAACTCGTTCGCGTTGTCCTTCCACAGCTTCCAGGAGCGTCGCGTCTTCGACAGCCTGCGCTGCGACACCAGCAACCCGAACGCGCCGGTCAGCAAGGCGCCGGTGTCGGTGAACCGCGACTGCAACGTGCTGGGCTTCACCGCGGTCCCGGCCGGCACGACGAGCCCGGGCAGCATCCCGACGGTGATCAGCGCCAACTCGAACCTGCAGCCGGAGAAGTCCAACTCGTTCACCGCCGGCATGATCTTCACGCCGAGCAAGTACGCGGACCTGGCGATCGACGGCTGGTACTTCCACCGCAAGAACGAGATCCGCTCGCAGCGCGGCGTGGACATCATGGACGACTACAACGCCAACCCGAGCTCGGGGAACATCCAGGTGGTGCGCGATCCCAATCCCGAGACCTGGCTGCCGGGCGTGGCCAACAGCGGTCCGATCATCATGCTGGTGCGGCAGTACGGCAACAACGAGTGGACCAAGACCTCGGGCATCGACTACGACCTCAACATCCGGCTGCCGGCGATGGCCTGGGGCAAGTTCAGCATGAACGTCAACGGCACCTACACGGCGCGCTATGACCAGCTGGTCGTGAAGGGCCAGGAGGTGCAGCACCAGGTCGGCACGACCACGTCGGACATCTCCAAGACCCGCGCCAGCGCGACCTTCAAGTGGGACACCGACCGGGCGCGGGGCTGGATCCGCTTCAACCACGCGGATCCGCTGTCGAGCACGGTGTGCTCGTCGCTGACCGCCGCGCAGAGGGCCTTCCTGAGCAACCTCAACCGCTGCCGGGTGGGACGGGACCGCACGATCGACCTGGGCGCCTCGTACAGCGGCTTCAAGGGCCTGACGCTGTCGGCCAGCGTCATGAACGTCACCAACGACTACGACCGCGCCAACGGCATCCCGACCGTGTTCAGCTACTACGACAGCGGGGCGTCCAACGTGCTGGGCCGCCGGTTCAACCTGGGGGCGAGCTACGTGTTCCAGTGA
- a CDS encoding potassium transporter Kup translates to MSSHHAPRTPAALAGLTVGALGVVYGDIGTSPLYALKEVFHGAHVPMTHDNILGVLSLLFWTMTVVVSFKYVLLILRADNNGEGGLIAMLALATTAVREKPSLRRGLMLVGLFGTAIFFGDAVITPAMTVLSAVEGIEVYAPQYHDAVVPISLVVLAGLFAVQRFGTGGVGKAFGPVMLVWFTTLALLGIPKIVGNPHVLQAINPMWAVDFCTHYGWVAFVALGAVVLVVTGGEALYADLGHFGKQPIRIAWYSFVMPALTLNYFGQAALLLDNPEAIKNPFFLLAPSWAEIPLFILATLAAIVASQALITAAFSVTKQAVQLGLLPRMRIVHTSVRDIGQIYVPFVNWGLFAFVVVAVAFFESSSKLAGAYGVAVTIDMTITTVMTFFVIRFGWRYPLWLCVLATGAFFVIDATFLASNLLKVAHGGWFPLLIGFGMFTLMLTWKQGRRLLSDKLREDAIDLKSFLEAVFINPPTRVQGTAVFLSAEVGVTPNALLHNLKHNKVLHEQNLFVSVKHHEVPWIGFEKRVEVESLDNDCWQVNLHFGFKNEPDVPDALKLLEQRGVHLDEMETSYFLSRDIVIPTIGSGMALWREKLFASMHRNAAAAADFLHLPTNRIVELGSKVEI, encoded by the coding sequence GTGAGTTCACACCACGCGCCCCGCACGCCTGCCGCCCTGGCCGGCCTGACCGTCGGGGCCCTCGGTGTCGTCTACGGCGACATCGGCACCAGTCCCCTGTACGCGCTGAAGGAAGTCTTCCACGGCGCGCACGTCCCCATGACGCACGACAACATCCTCGGGGTGCTGTCGCTGCTGTTCTGGACCATGACCGTCGTGGTCTCCTTCAAGTACGTGCTGCTGATCCTGCGCGCCGACAACAACGGCGAGGGCGGCCTGATCGCCATGCTGGCGCTGGCCACGACGGCCGTGCGCGAGAAGCCGTCGCTGCGCCGCGGGCTGATGCTCGTGGGCCTGTTCGGCACGGCGATCTTCTTCGGCGACGCGGTCATCACGCCGGCCATGACGGTGCTCTCGGCCGTCGAGGGCATCGAGGTGTACGCGCCGCAGTACCACGACGCGGTGGTGCCGATCTCGCTGGTGGTGCTGGCGGGGCTCTTCGCGGTGCAGCGCTTCGGCACCGGCGGCGTGGGCAAGGCCTTCGGGCCGGTGATGCTGGTGTGGTTTACCACGCTGGCCCTGCTGGGCATCCCGAAGATCGTCGGCAACCCGCATGTGCTGCAGGCCATCAACCCGATGTGGGCGGTCGACTTCTGCACGCACTACGGCTGGGTCGCCTTCGTCGCGCTGGGCGCGGTGGTGCTGGTGGTGACCGGCGGCGAGGCGCTCTACGCCGACCTGGGCCACTTCGGCAAGCAGCCGATCCGCATCGCCTGGTACAGCTTCGTGATGCCGGCGCTGACGCTGAACTATTTCGGCCAGGCCGCGCTGCTGCTGGACAACCCGGAGGCGATCAAGAACCCGTTCTTCCTGCTGGCGCCGAGCTGGGCGGAGATCCCGCTCTTCATCCTGGCGACGCTGGCGGCGATCGTGGCCTCGCAGGCGCTGATCACGGCGGCGTTCTCGGTGACCAAGCAGGCGGTGCAGCTGGGGCTGCTGCCGCGCATGCGCATCGTGCACACGTCGGTGCGTGACATCGGCCAGATCTACGTGCCCTTCGTCAACTGGGGGCTGTTCGCCTTCGTCGTCGTGGCGGTGGCGTTCTTCGAGTCGTCGAGCAAGCTGGCCGGCGCCTACGGCGTGGCGGTGACCATCGACATGACCATCACCACGGTGATGACCTTCTTCGTGATCCGCTTCGGCTGGCGCTATCCGCTGTGGCTGTGCGTGCTGGCCACGGGGGCGTTCTTCGTCATCGACGCGACCTTCCTGGCGTCCAACCTGCTGAAGGTGGCGCACGGGGGCTGGTTCCCGCTGCTGATCGGCTTCGGCATGTTCACGCTGATGCTCACGTGGAAGCAGGGCCGCCGGCTGCTGTCGGACAAGCTGCGCGAGGACGCGATCGACCTGAAGAGCTTCCTCGAGGCCGTGTTCATCAACCCGCCCACGCGGGTGCAGGGCACCGCGGTGTTCCTGTCGGCGGAGGTGGGCGTGACGCCCAACGCGCTGCTGCACAACCTCAAGCACAACAAGGTGCTGCACGAGCAGAACCTGTTCGTCAGCGTCAAGCATCACGAGGTGCCGTGGATCGGCTTCGAGAAGCGGGTCGAGGTCGAGAGCCTGGACAACGACTGCTGGCAGGTCAACCTGCACTTCGGCTTCAAGAACGAACCCGACGTGCCGGACGCGCTCAAGCTGCTGGAGCAGCGCGGGGTGCATCTGGACGAGATGGAGACCAGCTACTTCCTGTCGCGCGACATCGTGATCCCGACGATCGGGTCAGGCATGGCGCTGTGGCGCGAGAAGCTGTTCGCCAGCATGCACCGCAACGCGGCGGCGGCGGCGGACTTCCTCCATCTGCCGACGAACCGGATCGTGGAGCTGGGGTCGAAGGTCGAGATCTGA